From Excalfactoria chinensis isolate bCotChi1 chromosome 4, bCotChi1.hap2, whole genome shotgun sequence, one genomic window encodes:
- the LOC140251880 gene encoding probable G-protein coupled receptor 34 → MDPLSTPPPAIEVTEQLLGNSCCQIHDGFLSVTLPVMYSLIFAIGLLSNVLALWVFSRSVQRQTSITVYMRNLALSDLLLALCLPFRIAFQDRSEPRVFCNIVGAFFYLNMYVSITFLSLISLDRYLKIIRPLQKYRIHTVSRSMLASGMVWVVNFAFMLPFFFEKRGKGPCDHKCFHFRSKSTTAAALNMAAVAAFFIVLLLFLYFYGKIFAKLHQVSSVKAQQLNKKTSTRAITKTFVVLIIFIVCFTPYHTVRIPYILAQIGAISSLPWKQGLHLANELVLCISALNSCLDPIIFFFLSSSFRRAVLCTIQGRLKGALLSNQGRLTPSRSVTEL, encoded by the coding sequence ATGGACCCCCTGAGCACCCCTCCTCCTGCCATTGAAGTCACTGAGCAGCTCCTGGGTAACTCCTGCTGTCAGATCCACGATGGGTTCCTCTCAGTGACTCTGCCCGTGATGTACTCACTGATCTTTGCCATTGGGCTGCTCAGCAATGTGTTGGCACTCTGGGTGTTCTCACGCAGTGTGCAGCGCCAGACCTCCATCACTGTGTACATGAGGAACCTGGCACTCTCTGACCTCCTGCTGGCCCTCTGCCTGCCCTTCCGCATCGCCTTCCAGGACAGGAGTGAGCCCCGTGTCTTTTGTAACATTGTTGGGGCCTTCTTCTACCTCAACATGTATGTCAGCATCACCTTCCTCAGCCTGATCAGCTTGGACCGCTACCTGAAGATCATCCGGCCCCTCCAGAAATACAGGATTCACACCGTGTCCCGCAGCATGTTGGCCTCTGGGATGGTTTGGGTGGTGAACTTTGCCTTCATGCTGCCCTTCTTCTTTGAGAAAAGAGGGAAGGGACCCTGTGACCATAAATGCTTCCACTTCAGGAGCAAAAGCACCACGGCAGCAGCCCTCAACATGGCCGCAGTAGCCGCCTTCTtcattgtgctgctgctcttcctctaCTTCTATGGCAAGATATTTGCCAAGCTGCACCAGGTCTCCTCAGTGAAGGCCCAGCAGCTGAACAAGAAGACCAGCACAAGAGCCATCACTAAGACCTTCGTGGTCCTGATCATCTTCATTGTCTGCTTCACCCCATACCACACTGTCCGCATCCCTTACATCCTGGCGCAGATCGGGGCCATTTCCAGCCTGCCCTGGAAGCAAGGTCTGCACCTTGCTAACGAGCTCGTGCTCTGCATCTCAGCCCTCAACAGCTGCCTCGACCccattatcttctttttcttgtccaGCAGTTTCCGCAGGGCCGTGCTCTGCACCATTCAGGGCAGGCTGAAGGGAGCCCTGCTGAGCAACCAGGGCAGGCTGACCCCCAGCAGGTCTGTGACAGAACTGTAG
- the LOC140251879 gene encoding 40-kDa huntingtin-associated protein-like gives MLAAGGSGPGGAGGSGPGPGPGGGDGDFLSRYRLVSAKLRRRFLRKPNVAEAAEQFAALARELRAQESLPYAAWCQLAVARCAQSLFHGPAEAAALGEAARLFLRQERDLRQRLALRGGFGEHLAAAQSCGAFAARLHLERGQPAPAAGLCLELAAALRDTGRPARAAAHFQRAAELLTAARLPLEALRCLTERASCLLLGRDYAGALAALTRAQALAGAGIGGSGGAAPGGAFLDALVTCEVSRVLLLLLLQPPPGKLPPEHARTLEQYCWEMPEGGAAGGGLPAAAGYLPAELFLLLQSAVLACQEKDAAALRALQAELWPLLSAEQNHLLHLVLQDTLSPAGHGL, from the coding sequence ATGCTGGCGGCGGGCGGCTCggggcccggcggggcgggcggctcCGGGCCCGGGCCGGGCCCCGGCGGCGGGGACGGGGATTTCCTGTCGCGGTACCGGCTGGTGTCGGCCAAACTGCGGCGGCGCTTCCTGCGGAAACCGAACGTGGCGGAGGCGGCGGAGCAGTTCGCGGCGCTGGCGCGGGAGCTGCGCGCTCAGGAGAGCCTGCCCTACGCGGCCTGGTGCCAGCTGGCGGTGGCGCGCTGCGCGCAGAGCCTGTTCCACGGCCCGGCCGAGGCGGCGGCGCTGGGCGAAGCGGCGCGGCTCTTCCTGCGCCAGGAGCGGGACCTGCGGCAGCGCCTGGCCCTGCGCGGCGGTTTCGGCGAGCACCTGGCGGCGGCGCAGAGCTGCGGGGCCTTCGCCGCCCGCCTGCACCTGGAGCGGGGGCAGCCGGCGCCGGCGGCCGGGCTCTGCCTGGAGCTGGCGGCGGCGCTGCGAGACACGGGCCGGCCCGCCCGCGCCGCCGCGCACTTCCAGAGGGCCGCCGAGCTCCTGACGGCCGCCAGGCTGCCCCTGGAGGCGCTGCGCTGCTTGACGGAGCGcgcctcctgcctgctgctgggccGCGACTACGCCGGCGCTCTGGCGGCGCTGACCCGGGCGCAGGCGTTGGCCGGAGCCGGGATcggggggagcggcggggccgcgccCGGCGGCGCCTTCCTGGACGCGCTGGTGACCTGCGAGGTGTCgcgggtgctgctgctgctcctcctgcagccgcCGCCCGGCAAGCTGCCGCCCGAGCACGCCCGCACGCTGGAGCAGTACTGCTGGGAGATGCCCgagggcggcgcggcgggcggaGGGCTGCCGGCGGCCGCCGGGTACCTGCCCGCCgagctcttcctgctgctgcagtccGCCGTGCTGGCCTGCCAGGAGAAGGACGCGGCCGCGCTGCGCGCTCTGCAGGCCGAGCTGTGGCCGCTGCTGAGCGCCGAGCAGAACCACCTGCTGCACCTGGTGCTGCAGGACACGCTCAGCCCCGCGGGACACGGGCTCTGA
- the DKC1 gene encoding H/ACA ribonucleoprotein complex subunit DKC1 has protein sequence MADGDGSNVKKRRKKDKRSLPDEDVADIQHTEEFLIKPESRVAQLDTSQWPLLLKNFDKLNVLTTHYTPLPSGANPLKREISEYIRSGFINLDKPSNPSSHEVVAWIRRILRVEKTGHSGTLDPKVTGCLIVCIERATRLVKSQQSAGKEYVGIVRLHNAIESEAQLARAIETLTGALFQRPPLIAAVKRQLRVRTIYESKLVEYDPERRLGIFWVSCEAGTYIRTLCVHLGLLLGVGGQMQELRRVRSGILGEMDNMVTMHDVLDAQWQYDNNKDDSYLRRVILPLEKLLTSHKRLVMKDSAVNAICYGAKIMLPGVLRYEDGIELNQEIVVITTKGEAICLAIALMTTAVISTCDHGVVAKIKRVIMERDTYPRKWGLGPKASQKKMMIQKGLLDKHGKPNECTPDSWKKEYVDYREPSKKEAAKVPQAVSEVERAPKRKRESESENEAVSPPPSPATPPAEELSKKEKKKKKKEKKAKEAAESGEEQIEVISETSTKKKKKKKKQKEVEESSE, from the exons ATGGCGGACGGGGACG GTTCTAACGTGAAGAAACGGCGGAAGAAGGACAAGCGGTCGCTGCCCGACGAGGACGTGGCG GACATCCAGCACACCGAGGAGTTCCTGATCAAGCCCGAGTCCCGCGTGGCGCAGCTGGACACGTCCCAATGGCCGCTGCTGCTGAAG AACTTCGACAAGCTCAACGTGCTGACAACACACTACACACCCCTCCCTTCCGGTGCTAATCCCTTGAAGAGGGAGATCTCTGAATACATACG GTCTGGCTTCATCAATCTGGACAAGCCTTCCAATCCATCTTCCCATGAGGTGGTGGCGTGGATCCGACGCATCCTTCGAGTAGAGAAGACAGGGCACAGTGGTACCCTGGACCCTAAGGTGACTGGGTGCCTCATTGTGTGCATTGAGAGGGCGACACGGCTCGTCAAGTCTCAGCAGAGTGCAG GCAAAGAGTATGTGGGAATTGTTCGGCTGCACAATGCAATTGAAAGTGAGGCTCAACTTGCCAGG GCCATAGAAACTCTGACAGGAGCACTCTTCCAGCGACCGCCCCTCATTGCTGCTGTTAAACGACAGCTGAGAGTCAGGACCATCTATGAGAGCAAGCTGGTGGAGTACGATCCTGAGAGAAGACTGg GTATCTTCTGGGTGAGCTGTGAAGCAGGAACATACATCCGAACGCTTTGTGTCCACCTTGGTTTGCTGCTTGGTGTTGGGGGCCAAATGCAGGAGCTCCGGAGAGTGCGGTCGGGCATCCTGGGAGAGATG GACAACATGGTGACCATGCACGACGTGCTGGATGCACAGTGGCAGTATGACAACAACAAGGATGACAGCTACCTGCGCCGTGTCATCCTGCCCCTGGAGAAGCTGCTCACCTCACACAAGAGGCTCGTCATGAAAGACAGTGCG GTTAATGCCATTTGCTATGGAGCCAAGATCATGCTGCCTGGTGTCCTGAGGTATGAAGATGGTATTGAGCTTAATCAGGAGATAGTAGTCATCACCACAAAAGGAGAAGCTATCTGCCTAG CCATTGCCTTGATGACCACTGCTGTCATTTCTACCTGCGACCATGGTGTGGTAGCAAAGATCAAGAGAGTCATCATGGAGAGAGACACATATCCCCGCAAATGGGGCCTCGGTCCCAAG GCCAGTCAAAAGAAGATGATGATCCAGAAGGGCCTGCTGGACAAACATGGGAAGCCCAACGAGTGCACACCAGATTCCTGGAAGAAGGAATACGTGGATTACAG AGAGCCGTCCAAGAAAGAGGCAGCTAAAGTTCCCCAGGCTGTGTCAGAGGTGGAAAGGGCTCCAAAA AGGAAGCGAGAGTCAGAGAGTGAAAATGAGGCTGTGAGCCCCCCACCATCCCCAGCCACTCCaccagcagaggagctgagcaaaaaggaaaagaaaaagaagaagaaagaaaagaaagccaaggAAGCAGCTGAGAGTGGGGAAGAACAAATAGAAGTG ATCAGTGAAACCAGCaccaagaagaagaagaagaaaaagaaacagaaggaggTAGAAGAGAGCTCAGAGTAA
- the MPP1 gene encoding 55 kDa erythrocyte membrane protein → MTLKSGRGGGGGSGSMRTALSDLYLEHLLQNRAKPEAITQAPNAMTEDIYTNGSATLGSPSHSNSREVRKIRLVQFEKVTEEPMGITLKLNDKQSCMVARIFHGGMIHRQGSLHVGDEIIEINGQSVSNHSVDQLQKMLKETQGMVSIKVIPNQQSRLPALQMFMRAQFDYDPKKDNLIPCKEAGLKFQTGDVIQIINKDDSNWWQGRVEGSSTESAGLIPSPELQEWRVASVTQSSQSEAQSCSPFGKKKKYKDKYLAKHSSIFDQLDVVSYEEVVRLPAFKRKTLVLIGASGVGRSHIKSALLSNNPEKFMYPPPYTTRPQKKNEVDGKDYYFVSTEEMTRDISANEFLEFGSYQGNMFGTKFETVHKIHQQDKVAILDIEPQTLKIVRTAELSPFIVFIAPTDKAEESEALQQLRKDSESIRSRYAHYFDLSIVNNGVEESLKLLEEAFEQACSSPQWVPVSWVY, encoded by the exons ATGACGCTCAAATCgggccgcggcggcggcggtggaAGCGGCAGCATGAGGACGGCGCTGTCCGACCTCTACCTGGAGCACCTGCTGCAGAACCGGGCCAAGCCCGAG GCCATTACTCAGGCCCCGAATGCTATGACTGAGGACATTTACACCAATGGCTCTgccaccctgggcagcccttcCCACAGCAACAGCCGTGAGGTGCGGAAGATCCGCCTGGTCCAGTTTGAGAAAGTGACAGAGGAGCCCATG GGAATCACGCTGAAGCTCAATGATAAGCAGAGCTGTATGGTGGCCAGGATCTTCCACGGGGGCATGATACACAGACAAG GCTCCCTTCACGTGGGTGATGAGATCATAGAAATCAATGGGCAGAGTGTGAGCAACCACTCGGTTGACCAGCTGCAGAAGATGCTG AAAGAAACCCAGGGGATGGTCTCAATAAAAGTCATTCCCAACCAGCAAAGCCGCCTCCCTGCTCTCCAG atGTTCATGAGGGCGCAGTTTGACTATGACCCCAAAAAAGACAACCTGATCCCCTGCAAGGAAGCAGGGCTGAAGTTCCAGACAGGTGACGTGATTCAGATCATCAACAAGGATGACAGCAACTGGTGGCAGGGCCGTGTGGAAGGCTCCAGTACTGAGTCGGCAGGACTCATCCCTTCCCCTGAACTGCAGGAGTG GCGTGTGGCGAGTGTCACCCAATCCAGTCAGAGCGaagcccagagctgcagccccttcgggaagaaaaagaagtacaaAGATAAATACCTGGCCAAGCACAGCTCAA TTTTTGACCAGCTGGATGTAGTTTCATACGAGGAGGTGGTGAGGCTGCCTGCCTTCAAGAGGAAGACACTGGTGCTCATAG GGGCCAGTGGAGTGGGTCGCAGCCACATCAAGAGTGCTCTGCTCAGCAACAACCCTGAGAAGTTCATGTATCCCCCGCCAT aTACCACGCGCCCCCAGAAGAAGAATGAGGTGGATGGGAAGGACTACTACTTTGTTTCCACTGAGGAGATGACCCGGGACATCTCAGCCAATGAGTTCCTGGAGTTTGGAAGCTACCAGGGAAACATGTTTGGCACCAAGTTTGAAACAGTGCACAAGATCCACCAGCAGGACAAAGTCGCTATTTTAGACATTGAACCCCAG ACCCTGAAGATTGTCCGCACGGCAGAACTCTCCCCATTCATAGTCTTCATTGCCCCAACAGACAAGGCAGAGGAG TCGGAGGCTTTGCAGCAGCTTCGCAAGGATTCAGAGAGCATCCGGAGCCGCTATGCACACTACTTTGACCTCTCGATAGTCAACAACGGAGTGGAGGAAAGCCTCAAGCTGCTGGAGGAAGCCTTTGAGCAGGCCTGCAGCTCCCCGCAGTGGGTACCTGTCTCCTGGGTTTACTGA
- the F8 gene encoding coagulation factor VIII isoform X3, whose protein sequence is MPRKVAPMENTSLPLSSPSFNHSIIEKPDKHVQASLDGQQVLGRKDVPGETGKVEGPEEDGESGNTVGKRSHAAEHGDSLNNKTFSSLLMSESNITDYDDYSETQQDFDIYGENEHDPRSFQGQIRQYFIAAMEVIWEYGNQRPQHFLKATGRRKPFRQYRKVIFREYLDGSFTQPVMRGELDEHLGILGPYIRAEVEDTIMVKFKNLASRPFSFHSSLQGYEELQGGEAVQPGELREYSWKVLPQMAPTTQEFDCKAWAYLSNVDLEKDLHSGLIGPLIICRRGVLSSAFKRQLAVQEFSLLFTIFDETRSWYFAENMRRNCRPPCRIQLDNPDFRRNHSFHAINGYVGDTLPGLVMAQQQRIRWHLLNMGSTEDIHSVHFHGQMFSIRTSQEYRMGVYNLYPGVFGTVEMQPSHAGIWRVECRVGEHLQAGMSALFLVYNQDCQNALGMASGYIADSQITASGQEGPWAPKLARLHNSGSINAWSTGEGNPWIQVDLLHLKIIHGIKTQGARQRFSSLYVSQFVVFYSLDGQRWKKYKGNATSTQMLFFANVDATSVKENRFNPPIVARYIRINPTHYSIRTTLRMELIGCDLNSCSMPLGMENKGIPDQRISASSYSSNIFSSWSPSQARLNLQGRTNAWRPESNSPNEWLQVDFEATKKVTAIITQGAKAVFTHMFVKEFAVSSSQDGVHWSPVLHDGKEKIFRANRDHTTTVQNSLEPPLFARYVRIHPRHWHNHIALRIEFLGCDTQQVY, encoded by the exons ATGCCCAGAAAAGTGGCTCCTATGGAGAATACTTCCCTGCCTCTGAGCAGCCCTTCATTCAACCACAGCATTATTGAGAAACCAGACAAACACGTGCAGGCCAGTTTAGATGGACAGCAGGTGCTTGGCAGGAAAGATGTCCCTGGAGAAACTGGGAAAGTGGAAGGGCCTGAGGAGGATGGGGAAAGTGGCAACACGGTGGGGAAGAGGAGCCATGCAGCAGAACACGGGGACAGCCTGAACAACAAGACCTTCTCCAGCCTCTTGATGTCAGAATCTAACATCACGGACTACGATGACTATAGTGAAACACAGCAGGATTTTGACATCTATGGGGAAAATGAGCATGACCCACgctccttccaggggcagatACGACAATACTTCATTGCGGCAATGGAGGTGATATGGGAATATGGGAACCAGAGACCCCAGCACTTCCTAAAAGCCAC TGGCAGGAGGAAACCTTTCCGGCAGTACCGCAAGGTGATTTTCCGAGAGTACCTGGATGGTTCCTTCACTCAGCCGGTGATGCGGGGAGAGCTGGATGAACACTTGGGCATCCTCGGGCCGTACATCAGGGCAGAAGTTGAAGATACCATCATG GTCAAGTTCAAGAACCTGGCCTCGCGGCCCTTCTCCTTCCACTCCTCACTGCAAGGctatgaggagctgcagggaggtgaAGCGGTGCAGCCCGGTGAGCTGCGCGAGTACTCCTGGAAGGTGCTGCCCCAGATGGCACCCACCACGCAGGAGTTCGACTGCAAGGCCTGGGCTTACCTCTCCAACGTGGACCTG GAGAAGGATTTGCACTCAGGCCTCATCGGGCCACTGATCATCTGCCGCCGTGGGGTGCTGAGCTCCGCTTTCAAGCGGCAGCTGGCCGTGCAGGAGTTCTCTCTGCTCTTCACCATCTTTGATGAGACCAGGAGCTGGTACTTCGCAGAGAACATGAGGAGGAACTGCCGCCCGCCGTGCCGCATCCAGCTGGACAACCCTGACTTTAGGAGAAACCATTCCTTTCATG CCATCAACGGCTACGTGGGTGACACTCTGCCTGGACTGGTGATGGCTCAGCAGCAGCGGATCCGCTGGCACCTCCTGAACATGGGCAGCACTGAAGATATCCATTCTGTCCACTTTCatgggcagatgttcagcatcAGGACGAGCCAGGAGTATCGCATGGGAGTCTACAACCTTTATCCTG GTGTCTTTGGGAcggtggagatgcagccctcACACGCTGGGATCTGGCGGGTGGAGTGCAGAGTGGGGGAGCACCTGCAGGCTGGGATGAGTGCCCTCTTCCTCGTGTACAACCAGG ATTGCCAGAACGCCCTGGGCATGGCCTCAGGCTACATTGCAGACTCCCAGATCACAGCATCAGGGCAAGAAG GGCCCTGGGCCCCTAAGCTGGCCAGGTTGCACAACTCTGGCTCCATCAACGCGTGGAGCACCGGTGAAGGCAACCCCTGGATCCAG GTGGACCTTTTACACCTCAAGATCATTCATGGCATAAAGACCCAAGGAGCTCGACAAAGGTTCTCCAGTCTCTATGTCTCTCAGTTTGTTGTCTTCTACAGCCTCGACGGTCAAAGGTGGAAGAAATACAAGGGCAACGCCACCAGCACACAGATG TTGTTTTTTGCAAACGTGGATGCAACCTCGGTGAAAGAAAATCGCTTCAACCCTCCGATCGTAGCCCGTTACATCCGCATCAACCCCACTCACTACAGCATCCGCACCACGCTGCGCATGGAGCTCATCGGCTGTGATCTGAACA GCTGCTCCATGCCCCTAGGAATGGAGAACAAAGGGATCCCTGACCAGCGCATCTCTGCGTCATCCTACAGCTCCAACATCTTCTCCAGCTGGTCACCCTCCCAGGCCCGCCTGAACCTGCAGGGAAGGACCAATGCATGGAGACCAGAG AGCAACAGCCCTAATGAGTGGTTGCAAGTGGACTTTGAAGCAACTAAGAAGGTGACTGCAATCATAACCCAAGGTGCCAAGGCTGTCTTCACTCACATGTTTGTGAAGGAGTTTGCTGTCTCCAGCAGCCAGGATGGTGTCCACTGGAGCCCGGTCCTGCATGATGGCAAGGAGAAG ATTTTCAGGGCAAACAGAGATCACACCACCACAGTGCAGAACAGCCTGGAGCCGCCGCTCTTTGCCCGCTATGTGAGGATACACCCCCGCCACTGGCACAACCACATCGCCCTGCGGATAGAGTTCCTCGGCTGTGACACCCAGCAGGTGTACTGA